One window of the Doryrhamphus excisus isolate RoL2022-K1 chromosome 10, RoL_Dexc_1.0, whole genome shotgun sequence genome contains the following:
- the LOC131136484 gene encoding guanine nucleotide-binding protein G(t) subunit alpha-2-like, translating into MGAGASAEDKKSKELEKQLQEDADKDSKTVKLLLLGAGESGKSTIVKQMKILHQGGYTKEEQMEFKSIIYGNILQSALAIIRGMEMLGVDFGSPSAQENAQKLQNLADSIEEGTMPAELADVIQKLWKDSGVQAGYERAAEYQLNDSAGYYLNELDRICKADYCPTEQDVLRSRVKTTGIIEEQFSCKELHFRMFDVGGQRSERKKWIHCFEGVTCIIFCGALSAYDMVLVEDDEVNRMHESLHLFNSICNHRFFALTSIVLFLNKKDLFEEKIKKVHLSICFPDYDGPNTYDDASNYIKTQFSELNMKKGVKEIYSHLTCATDTKNVEIVFNAVTDIIIKENLKDCGLF; encoded by the exons ATGGGAGCGGGAGCAAGTGCAGAAGACAAAAAGTCCAAGGAGTTGGAAAAGCAACTCCAAGAGGATGCTGACAAGGACTCCAAAACGGTCAAGCTCCTGCTGCTTG GTGCTGGCGAGTCAGGGAAAAGCACCATTGTCAAGCAGATGAA GATTCTGCATCAGGGTGGTTACACAAAAGAGGAACAGATGGAGTTCAAAAGCATCATCTACGGCAACATCCTGCAGTCGGCTCTGGCCATCATCAGAGGCATGGAGATGCTGGGCGTGGATTTCGGCTCCCCCTCTGCACAG GAGAATGCCCAGAAGCTGCAGAACCTGGCCGACTCCATCGAGGAAGGCACCATGCCCGCCGAGCTGGCCGACGTCATCCAGAAGCTGTGGAAGGACTCCGGCGTGCAGGCCGGCTACGAAAGAGCCGCCGAGTACCAGCTCAACGACTCTGCTGGCTA TTACCTCAACGAATTGGACAGAATCTGCAAAGCCGACTACTGCCCCACCGAGCAGGACGTGCTGCGATCTCGAGTGAAGACCACCGGTATCATCGAAGAACAGTTCTCCTGCAAAGAGCTGCACTTCAG GATGTTCGACgtgggaggtcagaggtcagagagAAAGAAGTGGATCCATTGTTTCGAGGGTGTGACCTGCATCATCTTCTGCGGCGCCCTCAGCGCGTACGACATGGTGCTGGTGGAGGATGACGAAGTG AACCGCATGCACGAGTCCCTCCATCTATTCAACAGCATCTGCAACCACAGATTCTTTGCGCTGACCTCCATTGTTCTGTTCCTCAACAAGAAGGATCTTTTCGAGGAGAAGATCAAGAAGGTCCACCTGAGCATCTGCTTCCCAGACTATGACG GCCCGAACACGTACGACGACGCCAGCAACTACATCAAGACGCAGTTTTCGGAGCTGAACATGAAGAAGGGCGTGAAAGAAATCTACAGTCACCTGACCTGTGCCACGGACACAAAGAACGTTGAGATTGTGTTCAACGCCGTCACGGACATCATCATCAAGGAGAACCTTAAAGACTGTGGTCTTTTCTAA
- the LOC131137200 gene encoding guanine nucleotide-binding protein G(i) subunit alpha-1-like, whose protein sequence is MGCTISAEDKAAVERSKMIDKNLREDLEKSLREVKLLLLGAGESGKSTLVKQMKIIHEDGYSEEECSQYKVVVYSNTIQSITAIIRAMGRLKIEFGDERRADDARQLFVLAASAEEGSMSAELSGVIRRLWGDGGVQACFHRSREYQLNDSAAYYLNDFDRLCQPDYIPTQQDVLRTRVKTTGIVETHFTFKDLHFKMFDVGGQRSERKKWIHCFEEVTAIIFCVALNDYDLVLAEDEEMNRMHESMKLFDSICNNKWFTSTSIILFLNKKDLFEEKIAKSPLQICYPEYGGENLYEEAAQYIQGRFEDLNKQKASKEIYTHFTCATDTQNVEFVFDVVTDVIIKINLTDIGLY, encoded by the exons ATGGGATGCACCATCAGCGCCGAGGACAAAGCCGCGGTGGAGAGGAGCAAGATGATCGATAAAAACCTTCGAGAAGATCTGGAGAAGTCCTTGAGGGAAGTCAAGCTGCTTTTGCTCG GTGCTGGAGAATCTGGGAAAAGCACGCTAGTCAAGCAGATGAA AATCATTCACGAAGATGGCTACTCGGAGGAGGAATGCAGTCAGTACAAGGTGGTGGTCTACAGCAACACCATCCAGTCCATCACGGCCATCATCCGGGCCATGGGACGCCTAAAGATAGAGTTTGGGGACGAGCGGCGGGCG GACGATGCCCGCCAACTCTTTGTGCTGGCCGCTTCAGCGGAGGAGGGTTCAATGTCGGCAGAGCTCAGCGGCGTCATCCGGCGGCTGTGGGGCGACGGTGGCGTTCAAGCCTGCTTCCATCGCTCACGAGAGTATCAGCTCAACGACTCTGCTGCGTA CTATCTCAACGACTTTGACAGACTCTGTCAGCCCGACTACATCCCGACCCAGCAGGATGTCCTGCGGACGCGTGTCAAAACCACGGGAATCGTGGAAACGCACTTCACCTTCAAAGATCTCCACTTCAA AATGTTTGATGTCGGGGGTCAACGCTCGGAGAGGAAGAAGTGGATTCATTGCTTCGAGGAAGTAACGGCCATCATTTTCTGTGTGGCGCTCAATGACTACGATCTGGTCTTGGCCGAGGACGAGGAGATG aacCGTATGCATGAGAGCATGAAGCTGTTTGACTCCATCTGCAACAACAAGTGGTTCACAAGCACCTccatcatcctcttcctcaacaAGAAGGACCTGTTTGAGGAGAAGATCGCCAAGAGTCCACTTCAAATCTGCTACCCAGAGTACGGCG GTGAGAACCTGTACGAGGAGGCAGCTCAGTACATCCAGGGCCGCTTTGAAGACCTGAACAAGCAGAAGGCCAGCAAGGAGATCTACACCCACTTCACGTGTGCCACAGACACCCAGAACGTGGAATTTGTGTTTGACGTCGTCACCGATGTCATCATCAAAATCAACCTGACGGATATCGGACTCTACTGA